The Candidatus Cloacimonadota bacterium genome window below encodes:
- a CDS encoding holo-ACP synthase, which produces MIFGIGIDIIEVERVKKLISKKDKYLKKIYTETEIKYCEKFKRNEQEYAGRFSAKEAFSKALGTGISHGIKFNEIEIVNDKLGKPEINLYGGTKEYFEKKGLKNIFVSISHLKEYATAVVVIEK; this is translated from the coding sequence ATGATCTTTGGAATCGGGATCGATATTATTGAAGTGGAGCGAGTTAAAAAACTCATTTCTAAAAAAGATAAATATCTGAAAAAAATTTATACTGAAACAGAAATAAAATATTGCGAAAAATTTAAAAGGAATGAGCAGGAATATGCAGGTAGATTTTCAGCAAAAGAAGCTTTTTCCAAAGCACTTGGAACAGGAATAAGTCACGGTATAAAATTCAATGAGATCGAGATTGTTAATGATAAACTGGGAAAACCGGAAATTAATCTTTATGGAGGAACAAAAGAGTATTTTGAAAAAAAAGGATTAAAAAATATTTTTGTCTCGATTTCTCATTTGAAGGAGTATGCGACCGCGGTGGTGGTGATCGAGAAGTAA
- a CDS encoding PIN domain-containing protein → MNILIDTNIILDLALRRKPFNTVAKQFFAFLEDNENNFKGYVSSSTISDLYYIISKTKSKTYAYDFIKDFVLLLEIATVDKAVILNAFDSTIDDFEDAIQESSALLNDIDIIITRNDKDFKNSRIKIYNPQEFLEEIQYKRRI, encoded by the coding sequence ATGAATATATTGATCGACACAAATATCATTTTAGATTTAGCTTTGAGAAGAAAACCTTTTAATACAGTAGCAAAACAGTTTTTTGCTTTCCTTGAAGACAATGAAAATAATTTTAAAGGTTATGTGAGTTCATCGACAATTTCTGATCTATATTATATTATCTCAAAAACAAAATCAAAAACTTATGCTTATGATTTTATTAAAGATTTTGTCCTTTTATTAGAGATAGCAACAGTAGATAAAGCAGTGATTTTAAACGCTTTTGACTCAACAATCGATGATTTCGAAGATGCAATCCAGGAAAGTTCTGCTCTCTTAAATGATATTGATATTATCATTACCAGAAATGATAAAGATTTCAAAAACTCAAGAATAAAAATCTATAATCCGCAAGAATTTCTTGAAGAAATACAATATAAAAGGAGAATATAA
- a CDS encoding NAD-dependent epimerase/dehydratase family protein — translation MKNILVMGAAGQIGSELVPALRKIYGDSHVVASDIRTDISEEFRCAGPYEVIDCLESHKLVQVIVKYEIDTVFNLVALLSAVGEAQPQVAWKINVGGLLNILEIARELKFAVFTPSSIGAFGLSTPHDNTPQDTIMRPNSIYGVTKVAGELLCDYYFYKYGIDTRGVRYPGIISNVTLPGGGTTDYAVDIYYKAIQEKKFTCNLKAGTFLDMMYMPDCIRAAVELMEADPSKLKHRNCFNVAAMSFEPEMIAAEIKKHIPDFTMDYNIDPVRQAIAESWPNKMDDSVAFQEWGWKHEYDLPKMTEDMLKVLSNKLNN, via the coding sequence TTGAAAAACATTTTAGTAATGGGTGCTGCCGGTCAAATCGGATCGGAACTTGTTCCTGCATTGAGGAAAATTTATGGAGATTCTCATGTTGTTGCTTCCGATATTCGAACTGATATCAGTGAGGAATTCAGATGTGCGGGTCCGTATGAAGTTATCGATTGCCTTGAATCTCATAAACTTGTTCAAGTGATCGTGAAATATGAGATCGATACTGTTTTTAATTTAGTTGCTCTCCTTTCAGCAGTAGGTGAAGCACAACCGCAAGTTGCCTGGAAGATCAATGTTGGAGGTCTTCTTAATATTTTGGAAATTGCTCGAGAGTTGAAATTTGCAGTTTTTACTCCCAGTTCTATCGGAGCCTTTGGACTTTCAACTCCTCATGACAACACTCCTCAGGATACGATCATGCGACCAAATTCGATTTACGGTGTAACCAAAGTTGCCGGTGAACTTCTCTGTGATTATTATTTTTATAAATATGGGATCGATACACGCGGAGTTCGTTATCCGGGAATTATTTCCAATGTCACACTTCCAGGGGGAGGAACAACTGATTATGCAGTCGATATTTATTATAAAGCAATTCAGGAGAAGAAATTTACCTGCAATTTGAAAGCCGGAACTTTCCTCGATATGATGTATATGCCGGATTGCATCAGAGCCGCAGTTGAGTTGATGGAAGCAGATCCTTCTAAACTGAAGCACAGGAATTGTTTCAATGTGGCAGCAATGAGTTTCGAACCGGAAATGATCGCTGCTGAAATTAAAAAACACATTCCTGATTTTACAATGGATTATAATATAGATCCTGTTCGTCAAGCAATTGCTGAAAGTTGGCCCAATAAAATGGATGATTCTGTTGCTTTTCAAGAATGGGGTTGGAAACACGAATATGATCTTCCGAAAATGACGGAAGATATGTTGAAAGTGCTCTCAAATAAATTAAATAATTAA